In Pseudomonas saponiphila, the genomic stretch TTCGCGCATGGCTTCGCTGACGATGTAGTAATGCTGGCCGGTGCGCTTGGACAGCCAGGCGGTGTAGGCCTGGGCTTCGTTGAAGTCCATGCACACCGCCGGCTGGCGTGGACCTACCGGGTAACGGGGTTTGCCGGCCTTGCATTCGCGACCGGGGCGGGTGTCGCCGTCGGGCATCTGGTAGCCGGTTTCCTTCAGGTAGGTTGCCCACTCGCCGGCCAGGACCTGGAAGCGCCCGATGGCGAACGGTTTGGCGAAGGTCACTTCGTGCATCGGACCTTCGTCCTCCTGGCGGCCAACCTCGTCATCGGGGGTGCCCATGGTGAAGGTGCCTGCCGGCAGCACCACCATTTCCGGGCAGTCCTTGCAGTCCTTGAAGACCTTGCCTGGTTGGGGCGAGGCGGCGGCCTGGGCGGCGGCCGGCAGGAACAGACTCAGCAGCAGGGCCAGGGAGAGGTTGGCCAGGGGCGAGCGGTGGCTGGTGTTCGATGGGTGCGGTTTCATCGTGACTCTCTTCTAAAAAATGATGCAGGGCGCCGGGTCGCAGGGGGTCAAACCCTCTTGCGCAGCAGTTCTACAAGGCGGTCGATCTGTCGCTCGTCGTTGAGCAGCCCGGGAGCGGTACGCACCACCGGGCCGACGTCCCGGTCCACGGCATCGACTACCACCCGGTTGGCCATCAGGTAGGCGGCGACCTTGTCGCAATCCTGTTGCCGGATCCGGAAGAAGGTGAAACCCGACGACAGCTCGGGGCTCAAGGGGGTGACCAGTTCCACCTGGGGCAGCTCCTGCAGGCGCTGCTTGAGGTAGCTGTTGAGAGCGTGGATGCGTGCCTGGACCTCGGCCTTGCCCAACTGCAGGTGCAGCTTGAAGGCTTCATCCAGGGCCCAGCGGTGTTCGAAGGCGTGGTAGCCACCGGGTGTCATGCTGGTGCCGAAATTGTTGTCCTCGGAAAAGGTCGGCACGCTGGGGGTGACGTTCTTCAGTTCCTCGGAGCGGGCGCAGATGATCCCGGTGCCGCGAGGGCCGAACATCCATTTGTGGGTGCCGGCGATGAAGAAATCGCAATGCATGTCGGGAAAGCTCAGGTCTTCCACGCCAAACCCGTGGACGCCATCGACCACGTAGAGAATCTGCCGGGATTCGTCACGCTGACGGTTGAGTTCCTCCACCAGCTTGCCGATTTCGCCGATGGGCAGTTTCACGCCACTGCCCGACTGCACCCAAGTCATGCCAAGCACACGGGTGTTGGGGCGAATGCTGCGTCTGATGGAGTCCAGGACTTCATCGCTGGAGACTTGGTGCGGGTCCTTGAACAGGCTGATCTTGCGCACCTGGGTGCCTTGTTTGCGCACCCGGTACTCCAGGCTGTACTCGGTGGCGTAGTGCTCGTGCACCGTGGTCAGGATCTCCTGATCGGGCCGCACGTGAATGCCGCCATAGATCATCGCCAGGCCTTCGCTGGTGCTGCCGGTGAGGGCGATCTGCCCGGGCTTGGCGTGCAGGTAGCGACCTGCCCATTGACGCACCTCGGCCTCGCGTTTCCAGGTTTCCTGCAGGTCCCAGTCCATGGCCAGGCCCGGGTTGCGGTCGATGTTCGCGCGATGGCGCGCGATGGCTTCACGCACGGGCCTGGGGTGCGAGGTCACCAGGAAGTTGGAGAAGTGCAGGTAATCCGGGTCCTGGTCGAACAGCAGGCGCAGTTGCGCCCATTTGTCGTTGGGCGTGGGGCCCAGGGTGCTGGCGCCGGAGTCGGATGCAGCCAGGGCACTGGCGCCCAGAGGCAGGCCGGCGGCGAGGATGCCGGCCTGTTTGAGAAATGTACGGCGATCGGTCATGAGCTCATTTCACTGGTTGGCAAATGGGAGAAATCAACGATTGGCCACAGGCTTGGCGGACTGCTGCACCTGTGCCCAGACCCGCAGGAAATTGCCGCCCCAGAGCTTGGCGATGTCCGCTTCGCTGTAGCCGCGCTGCAGCAGTTCGGCGGTGACGTTGCGGCCCTCGCTGACATCCTTCCAGCCGTCCAGGCCGCCGCCGTCGTTGAAGTCCGAACTGATGCCGACGTGGTCGATACCGATCTTCTTCACGGCGTAGTCGATGGCGTCGCCGAAGTCCTTGAGGCTGGCCTTGGGCTCCGTTTCAAGGATGGCGTACAGCTCGCCGGCGTATTCGCCGAAACGTTGTTCGGGCCACACGGTGATGATGGCGTCGCCGGGCATCAGGGCCATTTCCAGGCCGGTCAAGGGCTGCAGGTCGAAACGCGCGCGCAGGGCGTTGAGCTTGTCCCGGGTCGCTTGGCTCAGGGGCCGCAGGTAGGTGGGGAAGCCGACGATCTGTACCACGCCGCCGCTGTCCTTGATCAGTTGCATTTCCCTGTCGCTGAGGTTGCGCGGGATATCCACCAGGGCCCGGGGCGCCGAGTGCGAGGCGACGAAGGGCGCGCGGCTGAGTTGGCTGACCTGCTCCAGGGCCTTGGTCGACATCTGCGAGACGTCGATGATCACCCCCAGGTCGTTGAGCCGCCGCACCGCCTGCTGGCCCAGTTCGGACAAGCCGCCGAGGGCGTCCGGGGTGTCGTTGAAGAACGGCAGCGGGCGCGAGGAGTCGGCCCAGGCGTTGTTGCCCACGTAGCTGAAACCGAACATGCGCATGCCCCGGGCCGCCCAGTGATCGAGCTGGTCGAGATCGGTGCCCAGGGGGTAGGCGTTGAGCATGCTGAGGAACACCGCGAACTTGCCTTCACCATTGAGGCGGCGGAACTCTTCCGGGGTGTGGGCAATGGCCACCTGATGGGGGAAGTCGCGGACCATGCCGGTGAGGATCTTGTAGCGCGCTTCCTGCTCGTTGCGCGCGGCGTCGACAAAGCCCGCCGTGGGGCGATGGGGGGCATTGGGCCCGTTCCAGATTTCCGGCCAGCCAAAGATCGTCAGGGCCGCGCCGGACAGGCGTCCGCGCCCGGCCTTGGCCAGGTCGAACTGGCCGCTGCCGTCCTTGTCGGCTTCGTTGCCGGCGCTGCCGAAATCCAGGGGCACGGTGATGTGGCTGTCGAAGGAAAGGATGCGTTCCTGCAGTTCTTCGGCCTGTTTCATGACCTTGACCGGGTAGCCGGGGTTGTCCCGCAGCCAGGAGTCCCAGGCCAGGAATGCGGCGCCGGCGCTTATCGCCAGGGCCAGCGGCAGGCCGATGTAAAGAGCCTTCTTCGAACGTGGTTTTGTCATTGCCATCTCAGTCGGATTCGCCGTCAAGGTGCAGGCACAGGGGCCTTTGCTATCTGGGAAGAACGAGCCAGTGACGAGGAAATTTAAGTGCCCTTTGCACAGGCTAAATTTCCTCGGGCAACAAACGTCCTTGCTTGGATAAGGCCTGCATCAGGGCTGACACAGGTAGGGCAATGACGATTTCTCGACGAGGGTTCATGGCGGGCTTGGCGCTGACTGGCGCTGCCGTGCCGGCAGCGTTTTATGTGCATCGCGAGTTGACGCGCGAGGAAGAGTTTCCCGTCACCCCGGGCGAAGCTACGGTGGACCTGGCGGACACTGCCGGGCAACGCTTGGCGGACCAACTGCGGGGCGTCTGGAGCATCCGCTTCGAAGGTGCCGATGCCGGGCTCGACGGCTTGCCCCGCCAGGAGCTGGAGTTGTTCCTCGACATCGCCCAGCGCGGCCGCGGCCTGTGCGGCTACCTGGATAGCGCCGAGGCGCTACGTGCCGAGGCCGAGCCGCGCTATCGGATCGTCGGCGACCTGGTGAACCCGCAGCCGGCTGAACTGTACTGGCGGCTGATCCCGGCCAGCGCGGTGGACGGTGCTGCCACCTATGAATTCAAGATGAGCCTGGATGAGGTCTGGGCCGGTTTCGCCAATGCTGGCAGCGGCACCCTCAGCGGCCGTGTCGAGCGTCTGGACCGGCCCCTGGCGCTGCCCGCCCTGGACAACCGCTTTGTCGCCACCAAGCAGATGTTTCCCGAAGCCCGCCAGCGTATCGGCTTGAACCCGACGCTGCTGGCCTGGCTGGTGTCGCCTGAGCATCGGTTGTTCCACCAGCTGTGGCACGCCACCCGGGACAAGTGGCACCGGCTTTCCGAAGAGAAGCGTGACGCCCTGCGCGGCATCGGCTGGCAGCCTGGCCCGCGGGGGCAGGAGCGTGATGCGCGCGGTCCGAAGAAGGATCGCAACGGCTCGGGCATCGATTTCTTTTTCATGCACCGGCACATGCTGGGTACGGCGCGTTCCATGCAGGACTTGCCGTCCTGGCGGCATTTCCCCCTGCCGCAGCCGGAACTGCTGCGTGATCGCCTGGGGTTCGCCCGCTATTTCGACAACCATGACGGCGGTTCCCTGCCGCCGGCGTGGCTGGCCGATGACGATGACGACTACAGCCAGTGGGTCAGCGACATCAAGGCGGGTGAGACCTACCACAGCAACTTCCAGGTCTGGGAGTCGCAATACCGCGACCTGCGCTACTTGGCAAAGCTGACCCTGGGCCAGTTCGGTTCGGAAATCGAACTGGGCCTGCACGACTGGCTGCACATGCGCTGGGCCTCGGTGCCGCGCGATCCCTCCAGTGGTGCGCCGGTGCCCATGGCCCGCGATCCGGCGGATTTTTCCCCGCGCTGGTACCAGCCGGAAAACGACTTTCTCGGCGATCCGTTTTCATCCCATGTCAGCCCGGTGTTCTGGCGCTTCCATGGCTGGATCGACGACCGCCTGGAGGACTGGTTCCGCGCCCACGAGCGTTTCCATCCCGGCGAGCTCAAGCGCCTGGAAGTCAATGGCGTGCCCTGGTTCGCCCCGGGGCGCTGGGTCGAGGCCGGCGACCCCTGGCTGGGGCCGGTGACCCACGGTTGCAGCACCATCCCTGGATTGCAGAGCGGCAAGACCGTGGAGATGGATC encodes the following:
- a CDS encoding formylglycine-generating enzyme family protein: MKPHPSNTSHRSPLANLSLALLLSLFLPAAAQAAASPQPGKVFKDCKDCPEMVVLPAGTFTMGTPDDEVGRQEDEGPMHEVTFAKPFAIGRFQVLAGEWATYLKETGYQMPDGDTRPGRECKAGKPRYPVGPRQPAVCMDFNEAQAYTAWLSKRTGQHYYIVSEAMREYAARAGSTGPFPFPFDEGKEYSIAKHANTYGPEDGFSFTSPAGSFPPNAFGVYDMHGNVYEFTPDCWHENYVGAPSDGSAWTEPNCSVLQMRGNDWTEAPIFSRSGNRNNIYPTDRGDWLGFRVARDL
- a CDS encoding aminotransferase class V-fold PLP-dependent enzyme gives rise to the protein MTDRRTFLKQAGILAAGLPLGASALAASDSGASTLGPTPNDKWAQLRLLFDQDPDYLHFSNFLVTSHPRPVREAIARHRANIDRNPGLAMDWDLQETWKREAEVRQWAGRYLHAKPGQIALTGSTSEGLAMIYGGIHVRPDQEILTTVHEHYATEYSLEYRVRKQGTQVRKISLFKDPHQVSSDEVLDSIRRSIRPNTRVLGMTWVQSGSGVKLPIGEIGKLVEELNRQRDESRQILYVVDGVHGFGVEDLSFPDMHCDFFIAGTHKWMFGPRGTGIICARSEELKNVTPSVPTFSEDNNFGTSMTPGGYHAFEHRWALDEAFKLHLQLGKAEVQARIHALNSYLKQRLQELPQVELVTPLSPELSSGFTFFRIRQQDCDKVAAYLMANRVVVDAVDRDVGPVVRTAPGLLNDERQIDRLVELLRKRV
- the pvdM gene encoding pyoverdine-tailoring dipeptidase-like protein PvdM, yielding MTKPRSKKALYIGLPLALAISAGAAFLAWDSWLRDNPGYPVKVMKQAEELQERILSFDSHITVPLDFGSAGNEADKDGSGQFDLAKAGRGRLSGAALTIFGWPEIWNGPNAPHRPTAGFVDAARNEQEARYKILTGMVRDFPHQVAIAHTPEEFRRLNGEGKFAVFLSMLNAYPLGTDLDQLDHWAARGMRMFGFSYVGNNAWADSSRPLPFFNDTPDALGGLSELGQQAVRRLNDLGVIIDVSQMSTKALEQVSQLSRAPFVASHSAPRALVDIPRNLSDREMQLIKDSGGVVQIVGFPTYLRPLSQATRDKLNALRARFDLQPLTGLEMALMPGDAIITVWPEQRFGEYAGELYAILETEPKASLKDFGDAIDYAVKKIGIDHVGISSDFNDGGGLDGWKDVSEGRNVTAELLQRGYSEADIAKLWGGNFLRVWAQVQQSAKPVANR
- a CDS encoding PvdJ/PvdD/PvdP-like protein, with the protein product MTISRRGFMAGLALTGAAVPAAFYVHRELTREEEFPVTPGEATVDLADTAGQRLADQLRGVWSIRFEGADAGLDGLPRQELELFLDIAQRGRGLCGYLDSAEALRAEAEPRYRIVGDLVNPQPAELYWRLIPASAVDGAATYEFKMSLDEVWAGFANAGSGTLSGRVERLDRPLALPALDNRFVATKQMFPEARQRIGLNPTLLAWLVSPEHRLFHQLWHATRDKWHRLSEEKRDALRGIGWQPGPRGQERDARGPKKDRNGSGIDFFFMHRHMLGTARSMQDLPSWRHFPLPQPELLRDRLGFARYFDNHDGGSLPPAWLADDDDDYSQWVSDIKAGETYHSNFQVWESQYRDLRYLAKLTLGQFGSEIELGLHDWLHMRWASVPRDPSSGAPVPMARDPADFSPRWYQPENDFLGDPFSSHVSPVFWRFHGWIDDRLEDWFRAHERFHPGELKRLEVNGVPWFAPGRWVEAGDPWLGPVTHGCSTIPGLQSGKTVEMDPETMKLALRITFIDDEKQLADLFRKVPRRPWYARHLKVRQRLL